The region AATTGTGAAACTTGTTAGAGATAGGGCTTATTCACAGCCACGTAGGCGATAATGACTTAGAAGCGACTCTGCAATGTGTTTAGGCGCACTAGTGGTCAGCCGAAGAtgctgctagctagctagctccgCGTAGATAGCGCAGAGCTTCCCTCGACCCCCGACAAGGTGACAGGTTTTAAGCAAccgtctttctttttcttctattttgCTTTGACGGTCggtgttttattttcactttttgctGCTCTACGAGTTTGACCCGGGAAACTGTGATGCGAAACCCCTGTCAAGAACATGGACGAACAGTTCTCGGATGCTCTCCTGCTAAGTTcggtttgtttattttgtgtccATACACGCCAAGCTTTCTTATGGGAAATTTCTTCACACAGCGGTAGTGCGCGAGGTATACGTTCCGTGACGAAACACCGTATCGGAGGCTGTTAAGTCTTTGGGGAAATCCAGCTGGGCACAGGTGGCCTGTCCCTTGACCGCCACAGCGCAGTAGTCCACCTGCTCGGCGTCCACCCCGGACTCCAGCCAGCGGAAGCACACGATGCGCTGGAAAGAGCGGCGGAAGTGATCAGATACAAAGCCGTAGAGGATTGGGTTGGCGCTGCTGTTTGCGTAGCTGAGTATGACAAAAAGTTGGGTGACCATGGGGTCCGGCGGCCGGTGGAAGACACTGACCAGCTGGACGACGTAAAAGGGCATCCAACACATGACAAAGAccgccaccaccagcagcaccatGCGGGTGATCTTCTTCTCTGAGCTCCGCCGTTGAAGCCACCCGGCTTTTAGCCCCACCGCTCGCATCCTGGCCACCATCAGGCAGTAGCACAAACATATGGCCCCCACGGGTAGCAGGAATCCCAGAAGAAAGGTATAGACCACAAAAGCTTCAGACCAGGACTCCTCCGGCCACAGAAAGTTGCAGTCCATGGCGCCGTCCTCAGCCGGGACGGTGTCGGCAAAGATGATGATGGGCAGGATGACCACCAGGGACAACCCCCAGATGCAAACGTTGACCAATTTGGCCACGGTTGGGCGGCGGTAACGCGCCGCCTTAATGGGGTGCACCACGGCCACGTAGCGATCCACACTCAACACAGTGAGACAGAAGATCGACGTGAACATGTTAATGCCGTCCACGCTCAGCACAAGCCTGCACATGAGCGAGCCGAAGGGCCAGTGACGCACGGCGGCCGAAGTGGCAAAGAAGGGCACGCTCAGCATGAAGAGCTCGTCGGCGATGGCCAAGTTGAGGATGTAAATGTTGGTCGCTGTCTTCATTTTGGCGTACTTGAGAATGACGTATATGACCATGGCGTTGCCTGTTAGGCCCACGCAGCACACCAGGACGTAGATGGACGGGATGATGATTTTACTGGCGTCTGGATCCGGGTAGTAGTCCTCATAGTCGGCACTCGCGTTTGCCGCCGGGCCCGTCGGCACAATCGCAACGCTCACGTTAAAATCCATGATCGCTAGCCTTGGGGTGGCTCAAATGTTATCGTCGCTAGTCCTCCTGAACAGACAAAAGAAAGGAAGATTAGCAATCACTTTTTAGCCAATTtggtttctgtgtgtgtgcgtgtactgaAAATCTAAAATTTCTGTTATCAGCGCCAAGGGGATTTTCGAGTTGCGTTAACCTACTTTAATGTACGCAAACATGCTTTTGAAGTTGCATTAGTGGAAAAATTATGCAGCGATACGTTTGAGGTGGCGAGAAAGAAAGAGATGCTTTAACGCGGGTCTCCATGATCCTATTCTACAGAATTAGTAGCCAGGACAGCTCATCCATTACGGGGATGGATGAAAGCGCGGATAGCTCATTGTTGTGGTAATGGGGGAACATTCAGGATGGTTTGAGTTATCTTTCGGAGAATGCAATTGAGCGCATTGATGTGGGATTAATACCTTCACGCCAGTCCCTGTCATGGAAGTAATTGGAAGATGCAGTGAATGTCTGTTCCTCtgaccactggcggagctaggattttttttttcttgggggggCTATGGAAATATCAGGGTCTTCACATAACAATCTAAAAGATATTTTTTACaagtctacaccccccccccaaaaaaaaactttaaaacaaAATCTGGAATTACCTAAAAGTCACATAGCTGTCCTGGTACCTGCAGATTTTAGGGTCCGCAGTGCCCCCCACTCTTAGTACCTCTGTCCAATAATCATGCACATTTCAATTAATACAATCATGGTAGTGTCTATTTGGAGAGCTGGTTTGTCAAAGATGCTAGTGCTGCAATTTGTAGCATCTTGCCCACCCATCCGAGCATTTGTCACCTGCGCAGCCCCACCGAGCAAAGCGCACAGCAATCTTCTGAATGCACGGAACAATCTCGCTCACGGCTTTCAATATCGGCTTGTAACTTTGCGAGTAAGCGTAGCTCTCTCCTGCGTGGTATTTTCTCACCTTCCGGCTTCTCTGGTCACTGCAATGCTTCTACTGGTCCACGAGTCGCGTCCTTTGACACACTGCTTCATCCTCTGAGTGTGTCAGTAGCATCCGATCGCTTCATGCCGCCTctcctctctgtctgtctctctctctgtctgtctctctctctctctctctctcccccctccccctggtTTATTTAGCATGCCATCTCAGTCTCCCATCCTCCTTGGCGTCTTTTCGCCAAGCTCCATATATTTCAGTGTTTCATGACTCCACCTATGCCTGTTGCATGAAATGATGCATCTTTAGCTAATGGACGCGCTTAGTCACAAAGAGGATTGAGAGGCCCGAGTGCTTCATTTGTATTAAATAATAtttagcgtttttttccatgtataatgcgcccccatgtataatacgcaccctaaaaatggcatgtcaatgctggaaaaaagcctgtatccatgtataatacgcacccaaattctgactcctacttaagtccgtaaacgtaaaattatttcagaaaaaagatcatctttgggaacaatcggatgttattctgccggtcagtatcactgcgcatgcgctagcaaactcgatagcgaagaaatgtttcggatttgtgtagggtacattgtgacagcaaacgagcaggtgatcgagcaagcgtctgatacgagagcattgtgttcgtatggagcgtgtttgaagtgaacagcagagaagaaaggaacaaggcaaagtgttgtgaaataaaatatgacctgtaatacgcatttaggtagagaactgaactctcgctctttatatagctgacgtgtcttgcgcatctgtcatggcggcctccgtatgatatccggtttgcgatggagattaaaaaacaaacaatatttgacaataacacaccatcaaggagtgcatcatcgcatcaaacgatgtcgtcAATTAGGAATTTtactgacaacaaacaagaagaaaggtgatttcaagttttatttcgagggagattttcttccaaaaaaaacaaaaaacaaaaaaaattgtacccatgtataatgcgcaccccagattttaggacaataaattaattaaattttgcgcattatacatggaaaataacGGTAGTCGTATTAGATAGAAAAACTCATGTCAGGATAAAAGGCATATGTTTCGGACTGAAAAGCATtttcttgattaaaaaaaaaaaaagtattaaaaaaaatcatgtcagGAGTTAAGGATATTTGTCAGAAAAAAATACTAtcgcaatgtttttattttattgtaaatttgcaatgatttttttttgcagttaggAGAGTAAAGATGTATTTTGTCAAGAAGCTTGTAAGAATAAATTGATTACAGATTTAAAGAGAAGTCACATTTTCCCCAATAATCTTGAGCGTGGGATCTTGAAGTCCAACTTTGGCAGGGGAAGAAATTCACATTTCTTTGAGAGGGAGTCACTGATGGTGTCTGTCTTGTGAGTTTGATtcctgcacgtgtgtgtgtgtgcgtgtgagagaaagagacacacacacacgcacacacacacgcacacacacacacacacacacacacgcagcaatACTTTTTTCCTATGCATTTGAAAATGACAAGTTTATTCTGCAGATGGGTGGGTAGGCACAGGCAGCACAGTCAGTTGACATCatgaaaaggcaaaaaaaaaaaccccactgaTCTTGTTAATAGGTTGTAattatttattgaaaaaaaggATTGTCAGTGGTTAGCTTTGACTTCGATTGTTTTGAAACCGAAAACGCTTGTTTCACACAAGATAGTGTGTAACAGCACACAACCCCGGTTATATACACGACTCGATATTTGCACGCTTAGCATCAGCAGAGGATCGGCCGCCGTGCCGCGCGATGTCATCGGAGAACGTGACCGTATTGCGTGAGCAGACCGCCGGGATAACG is a window of Syngnathus typhle isolate RoL2023-S1 ecotype Sweden linkage group LG1, RoL_Styp_1.0, whole genome shotgun sequence DNA encoding:
- the sstr1b gene encoding somatostatin receptor type 1; its protein translation is MDFNVSVAIVPTGPAANASADYEDYYPDPDASKIIIPSIYVLVCCVGLTGNAMVIYVILKYAKMKTATNIYILNLAIADELFMLSVPFFATSAAVRHWPFGSLMCRLVLSVDGINMFTSIFCLTVLSVDRYVAVVHPIKAARYRRPTVAKLVNVCIWGLSLVVILPIIIFADTVPAEDGAMDCNFLWPEESWSEAFVVYTFLLGFLLPVGAICLCYCLMVARMRAVGLKAGWLQRRSSEKKITRMVLLVVAVFVMCWMPFYVVQLVSVFHRPPDPMVTQLFVILSYANSSANPILYGFVSDHFRRSFQRIVCFRWLESGVDAEQVDYCAVAVKGQATCAQLDFPKDLTASDTVFRHGTYTSRTTAV